The Polynucleobacter sp. VK25 genome segment AAAAAGGGATCTAGCCTGACTTGATTCTGACCCCCAAGACTGCGACGTAATTTGACACCCGCACCATCAGAAGTGGCAATGCCAGGAATGATGGTTTGAATATTACGGATCATGTGTATGAATGCTTTGGTTTAACTTGGTTTGTCTTTAAGCTGGAGGATGATCTTCAGGATTAACATCAAGCGCAATCAAGAAACGAGAAACCATGTTGTATGCAGCAATCACTGTTACCAACTCAACCGTATCAGTACTGCCCAGTGATTTTTGCAGACGCTTCATCAACTCAGGATCTACTTTGATATTGCGCGTCATCTGAAAAGTCAGTTCAGCAGCATCGTTTTCTACCGGAGAGTACAGATTCTTAGGGAAATTGGGTTGACCAATTAAACGTAAACCTTGCACCTGCTCTTCAGTACCGCCAGCCTTTTTAAATGGAGGCGCATGGTGAAAGAATTCATACTCAGCACCATTGAGGACAGCCACCCCACACATTGCCAGCTCACGCAACTTAGGATTCAAAGAAAGATTATTGCGAATCTCGCCAATGAAATGATTCCAACCTTCTGCGATAGGAATGCTATGCAAAAGCATGCGGTCCAAATTAATGAACTGACCGCCGCGCCTCTTGCGAATGGCGGCAACTAACTCAGCTGGCTCTGCCAAATCCATTGGCTGATACGGAATTAAACGTTCTGACATAAATACCTTTTATTAATACTGCTTATTAACGTCTCTTACTGAGCAGTTTCTTTAATGTTGTTTTCAATAACAAACTTACCCCAGATGCCAATCTGCTTGCCAATGAAATCTTGAGCGGCTACAGGTGTTCCTCCAACAATTTGAATTCCTTGAGCCTTAAACTTTTCAGCTACTGCTGGTGTTTTCAAGGCCTTATTTAAAGCCTTATTCATCGCATCTACTACCGCTGGAGGCGTTTTGCCTGGAGCCAATACTGCCCACCATGCTGGAGCACTAAAGCCCGGGAAGCCACTTTCAGCAATCGTTGGCACATTAGGCAAGGATGGTGATCTTTTTGCTGTAGTAATAACCAATGGAATTACGCCGCCACTATCAATATGCGGCTTGACCAAAAATTCTGAGCCTACTGCCAACTCAACCTGGCCACCCAATGCATCTTGCATCAAAGGTCCGCCGCCACGATACGGAATGTGATTCCAATCAAAGCCAGCTTGTTTAGCAAGCCGGGCCATTGCTAAGTGTCCGAGACTTCCAATGCCGATAGAGCCATAACTAAATTGCTTGCCTGTTTTAGAAAGGTCTACCAACTGCTTGAAGCTGGTGATGCCTGACTTCTTACTAGCAACCAAGACCATCGGTGATGTACCCACCAAAATGACAGGCGCAATATCTTTAATCGAGTCGTAGGGAAGCTTATCTTTGAGACTTGGATTAACACCGTGTGTATCAAACACCACAGCGAAGGTATAGCCATCTGGATCTGAGCGCGTCATCGCTGAAGTACCAATCACACCTGATGCTCCGCCAACGTTCTCAACAATGACGTTTTGCTTTAACTCTGACTGCAATGCTGGCGCTAATACACGGGCAACCTGGTCTACCGAACCACCCGGCGGAAATACGGCAATCAAACGAATTGGCTTTTGGGTTGGCCATGTGCCAACACCTGCATTTTGTGCCAAAGCAAAACTGCTAACGCCCAAGACCATCAAAGTGGCTAAGAGGCTGTTTTTAAAGGCTCTTTTAGCCATTTTTGCTAAATCCTGCATGGATTTGTCTCCTATCAATAAGAACTCAAGATTAACACTCCCGCAGCCTATTTGTCCGATAATGCTGTTGTAGCCCAGTGAGAGAAAAATGAAGTCGATTCTAAATATTGCAGCATATTTATTTGTCAGCCTAGATGGCTTGCCAGAGCTGCGCGCCAAAATGCTGGATGAATGCAATGCTCGCCAGCTGAAGGGCACCATCTTATTGACTGGCGAAGGCATCAATATGTTTCTTGCCGGCAAAACAGAGGAGCTGCGCGGTTTCCTAGATTGGCTACGTACCGATGCTCGTTTTGCCCCACTTCAGGCGAAGGAAAGCTGGTCAGAGGATCAGCCTTTCAAAAAAATGCTGATTAAGCTGAAAAATGAAATCATCCGCATGAATCACCCAGCGATTCGCCCAGAGGAAGGTCGCGCTAATTTTATTAGTCCAAAAAAATTGCAAGAGTGGTTAGATCGAGGAACTGATGATTTAGGTCGCCCCGTGGTGATGGTGGATACACGCAATGCTTTTGAAGTTGACTACGGCACCTTTGAAAATGCCTTGCATTTCAATATTGAAAAGTTCACCGAGTTTCCCGCCGCTATTTCCGCCCACAAAGATGAATTAGCAGATAAAACACTAGTCAGCTTTTGTACAGGTGGCATTCGCTGTGAAAAGTCAGGTTTGTATATGCGGGAAATTGGTATGCAGCATAGCTACCAGCTAGAAGGCGGGATTTTGAAGTATTTTGAAGAGGTTGGATCTGCCCATTACCAAGGCAGTTGCTTTGTCTTTGATGAGCGCGAAGCCCTAGAGCCCAGCCTCGATTCCATCCCTGTAGAGCAATCTATTCGGAAAAAGCTCAAAGCCAACGCTTCCTGAGCGAGGTTGGGGGCTTAAATAGTAAAATTACCAGGCAGTACAAAACTAACAAACAACAACAATTCGGACTCGAGACATGTCTAATACGATTAATCGGCAAAAGCCGATTTTTTTATCATCCCTTCTCTTTACATTTCTGGGAATGGCAATTCACCTTAACGCACATGCACAAAGTGCAGTACCAGCCTATCCCGTTAAACCTATCAAACTGATTGCACCAGTTGCTGCTGGTGGCGGACTCGATAATATTGCGCGTGCTGTTGCGGAGAAACTCTCCCGCTCAATTGGTCAAACAGTCGTTGTAGAAAATATGGGTGGTGGTGGTGGCTCTATTGCATCACAAGCAACTGCTAAAGCACCGGCCGATGGTTACACCCTCATGGTTGCGTATGTTGGGACGCATGGCACAAACCCTGCCGTCCGCAAGCTCCCTTATGACGCTATTAAAGATTTCACCCCTATCGGGATGATTGGCGCAACACCCAATGTTCTGATCATTAACCCTGATCTACCAATCAAAAACTTTAAAGAGTTTGTCGATTACGCAAAAAAGAATCCCGCTAAATTAAGCTACGGTTCCGCTGGCCCCGGAACGCTTACTCACCTGGGGATGGAGCAACTGAAGTTAGCTGCAGGAATATTTATGGTCCATGTGCCCTATCGTGGCGTGGGCCCTGCATATACCGACTTGTTGGCTGGTCAAACTCAGGCAATGTTCCCCACCCTATTTGCAGCGCTGCCTTACATCAACACCAACCGTGTACGCGGCCTTGCAGTCACTGGCTCTAAGCGGAGTTCAGCTGCACCCAATATTCCCACCTTTAAAGAATTGGGCTATAACGGCTTTGATGGCCAGCAATGGTATGGCTTGGTTGGTCCAGCTAACTTACCACCCGCTATCGTTGCCAAGCTCAATGCTGAACTCAATAAAGTTCTTGCATTACCCGACTTCTCAGAAAAAATGACGAATGAAGCGATGACATTGATGCCAATGACGCCTCCTCAATTTACCAATTACATCAAAGAAGATATTGCACGCTGGGCCAAGGTTGCCAAAGACCGCAATATTGAAATCGATTAATTTTCAAACCCACTTATTTAAAAATACTCACACTTATTCATAGGATCTTTTATATGTCTCATGCTATTACCGCTGCAGCCGATCTCAACGCACCACCAGTTACTAAAATATTGGCAGAGTTTGTTAACGCTCATCCAAGTCAGGGCTGGACTCCAGAGGTTGAGCATGAAGCACATCGTACTTTCTTAAACTGGCTTGGTTGCGCTATCGGCGCAGCAAATCATGAGAGTGTCGAATCTTCATTGGCCGCTATCCGTGAATTTCAACCTGCGGCACAAGCTAGCATTCTTGGTCGTAAAGACAAAGTGGATATGGGTGGCGCTGCGCTGATTAACGGCATTAGCTCACATACTTTTGACTTTGATGACACCCACCTCAAGACCGTGATTCATCCAGCAGGTCCAGTAGCATCGGCAATCCTAGCGTTGGGTGAACACATTGGCGCCAATGGTCGTCAAATAATTGACTCCCTTGTTCTCGGAATTGATGTTGCCTGCCGTGTTGGTAATGCGATGTATCCAGACCACTACCATCGCGGATGGCACATCACTGGATCAACCGGCATGCTCGGCTCTGCAGCTGCATGCTCACGACTTATGGGTCTTGATCTTCAAAAGACAACAATGGCTCTAGGTATTGCCGCCTCACAACCCGTTGGTATGCGTGAGCAATTTGGCACCATGACCAAACCCTTTCATCCAGGTGGGGCTGCCCGTGCAGGACAACTTTCTGCGTTGCTAGCAAAACATGGTTTTACTGCGAGTCCTAAAGCTCTTGAGGCTGGTCGTGGCTATATGCAGACAGTATCCACTAAATGCGATTGGTCAGAAATTGATCGTGCATTAGGAAAGTCTTTCGAAATCTCCTTAAATACCTACAAGCCTTTTGCTTGTGGCATCGTGATTCACCCAGCGATTGATGCCTGCGCACAATTACGCGCCCAAGGCGTTAATGCAGAAGATGTAGAACGCATTGAGCTACGTGTTCACCCACTAGTACTTGAACTCACTGGCAAGAAAACACCTAAAGATGGTTTAGAAGGCAAGTTCAGCGTGTATCACGGCTGCGCTGTAGGGTTGATTTTTGGTCAAGCCGGCGAAGGCGAGTATGCCGATGACATCGTAAACCGCCCTGATGTTGTAGCTTTGCGCGCCAAGGTTAATGCCACTACGGATACCTCCATTAGTGAAGCATCCGTTGACGTTACAGCCTTCCTAAAGAATGGCAAAGAAGTGCATATTTTCGTGAAGAATGCGATTGGCTCTGTTGAGAACCCAATGAGCGATGCCAACTTGGAACAAAAGTTCACTAGCCTGGCAGAACCTATCATAGGCAAAGAGAAAACTCGTCAACTGATTTCTGCGCTGTGGAAACTTGGACAGGCACCAGATCTCAAGCAAATTCTCAGCCTTTGCACTCCAGACTAATTTCATCCGAAAGTTTTTTCCATCTATG includes the following:
- a CDS encoding tripartite tricarboxylate transporter substrate binding protein encodes the protein MQDLAKMAKRAFKNSLLATLMVLGVSSFALAQNAGVGTWPTQKPIRLIAVFPPGGSVDQVARVLAPALQSELKQNVIVENVGGASGVIGTSAMTRSDPDGYTFAVVFDTHGVNPSLKDKLPYDSIKDIAPVILVGTSPMVLVASKKSGITSFKQLVDLSKTGKQFSYGSIGIGSLGHLAMARLAKQAGFDWNHIPYRGGGPLMQDALGGQVELAVGSEFLVKPHIDSGGVIPLVITTAKRSPSLPNVPTIAESGFPGFSAPAWWAVLAPGKTPPAVVDAMNKALNKALKTPAVAEKFKAQGIQIVGGTPVAAQDFIGKQIGIWGKFVIENNIKETAQ
- a CDS encoding MmgE/PrpD family protein, coding for MSHAITAAADLNAPPVTKILAEFVNAHPSQGWTPEVEHEAHRTFLNWLGCAIGAANHESVESSLAAIREFQPAAQASILGRKDKVDMGGAALINGISSHTFDFDDTHLKTVIHPAGPVASAILALGEHIGANGRQIIDSLVLGIDVACRVGNAMYPDHYHRGWHITGSTGMLGSAAACSRLMGLDLQKTTMALGIAASQPVGMREQFGTMTKPFHPGGAARAGQLSALLAKHGFTASPKALEAGRGYMQTVSTKCDWSEIDRALGKSFEISLNTYKPFACGIVIHPAIDACAQLRAQGVNAEDVERIELRVHPLVLELTGKKTPKDGLEGKFSVYHGCAVGLIFGQAGEGEYADDIVNRPDVVALRAKVNATTDTSISEASVDVTAFLKNGKEVHIFVKNAIGSVENPMSDANLEQKFTSLAEPIIGKEKTRQLISALWKLGQAPDLKQILSLCTPD
- a CDS encoding carboxymuconolactone decarboxylase family protein, producing MSERLIPYQPMDLAEPAELVAAIRKRRGGQFINLDRMLLHSIPIAEGWNHFIGEIRNNLSLNPKLRELAMCGVAVLNGAEYEFFHHAPPFKKAGGTEEQVQGLRLIGQPNFPKNLYSPVENDAAELTFQMTRNIKVDPELMKRLQKSLGSTDTVELVTVIAAYNMVSRFLIALDVNPEDHPPA
- a CDS encoding tripartite tricarboxylate transporter substrate binding protein, whose amino-acid sequence is MSNTINRQKPIFLSSLLFTFLGMAIHLNAHAQSAVPAYPVKPIKLIAPVAAGGGLDNIARAVAEKLSRSIGQTVVVENMGGGGGSIASQATAKAPADGYTLMVAYVGTHGTNPAVRKLPYDAIKDFTPIGMIGATPNVLIINPDLPIKNFKEFVDYAKKNPAKLSYGSAGPGTLTHLGMEQLKLAAGIFMVHVPYRGVGPAYTDLLAGQTQAMFPTLFAALPYINTNRVRGLAVTGSKRSSAAPNIPTFKELGYNGFDGQQWYGLVGPANLPPAIVAKLNAELNKVLALPDFSEKMTNEAMTLMPMTPPQFTNYIKEDIARWAKVAKDRNIEID
- a CDS encoding sulfurtransferase; this encodes MKSILNIAAYLFVSLDGLPELRAKMLDECNARQLKGTILLTGEGINMFLAGKTEELRGFLDWLRTDARFAPLQAKESWSEDQPFKKMLIKLKNEIIRMNHPAIRPEEGRANFISPKKLQEWLDRGTDDLGRPVVMVDTRNAFEVDYGTFENALHFNIEKFTEFPAAISAHKDELADKTLVSFCTGGIRCEKSGLYMREIGMQHSYQLEGGILKYFEEVGSAHYQGSCFVFDEREALEPSLDSIPVEQSIRKKLKANAS